ACTTCATCAGGTCCATAAAACTTACGGAAGGAGCGGAAGCTTTTTCTGAAACGTTAGATACCTTTGGCTCCGCCGAAAGTGAATATCCTTCTTGTCCTTCTGTTCTAATCTGCATAGTTCGCCCCTTGCAGTATAAGGATCGAAAGATCTGTGGATTCCTTGATATAATTATAAGATTATCTTCTTCCTTTATTGGATTATGTCGTATTGAATAAGATCAGGTAGGAACTCATACCCTCAATTATACCCGGCGAGCTCTTCCAAGATCCAAGCATGAGCGTCCTGGACCGTTTTATGTAGGTCCTCCAACTTATGAAGATCCATTTTCAGGGAGCCGTTCTCAAAGTGTAGATGCACATGTCCGCAATTGGCGCATAAATCCACTATAAAGTAGCTTCTTTCGGAGATCCGGATCGGGCGGCAGTATTCTTCCATGATTGTCCTCTTTCCCTCAGGATTTCTTTTTGTTGGAAATTGTAAAATTGATTTTGAGACTCAATTCTAATAGATCCAAATATAGACTAGACTAATGAAATATGGAAAAGATTCTGATAGGCAGTTCACTAATCTTGCTCGGGCTAAAGTTTGAGAATTGAAACGCTAAAGATTTCCCCTAATACAACTATACATATAAATAGTTTATCTATTGCTTTAAATAGTGTATTATTAAGCATTGATTGAATGCCAAAAGTTTTTGAAAGAGATGGTTATAAGTTTTTCTTTTTTGCAAACGAAGGAAATCCTCGAGAACCAATTCACATTCATGTGAGAAGAGGAGAAAAATTAGCAAAATTCTGGCTAAAACCAAGCGTAATGTTAGATGCTAACTACGGATTTAATTCCAAAGAATTAAATTGGATTGAAGGAGAGATTGAGAAAAATTTAATTCTCATAGAAGGCAAATGGAATGATTTCTTCGGTATCTGAAGCAAAAGCTCAAAAAATTTGGTTTGATGAAGATAATCTTTGGTTATCTTTATATGATGGCAGGACTTTATCAGTTCCACTTGCTTATTTTCCTCGATTAAGAAAGGCTAATAAAGAGCAACTTGAAAGATATGAAATTAGCGGAGGTGGTATAGGTCTTCATTGGGATGCTTTAGATGAAGATATTAGTGTTCCTGGTCTCTTGCTAGGAAATGGCGATCTCGCCTCATATAATAAAAAATTATAAATCCTTATGATGCTTCGCTGATTGAGCGGAGAGCGCGGTTCGAGAAGTCGCCAATCTATTTACTAGCATGGATCTCTTGTAGGGAACGAATGGTGAATCCTTTATCGGTCATTTCCACCATTCCTTTGATAAGAGCCTTGGCTGCGCTTGCTGTAGTCAAACAAGGGATCTTATAACGGATCGCTGCTTGGCGGATCGCAAAACTATCATCTCTAGTCACTCTGCTAAGAGGTGTGTTCAGTATAAGATGGATCTTGTTCTCGCGGATATAATCGAGAGCGGTCGGAAATTGGTTATCATATACCTTATTGATCTTAGAAGAAAGTATTCCATTTTCGGATAAGAACTTATGAGTCCCCTCGGTAGCGATCAGGATAAATCCTAAATCAGACAGATCTTTGATATACTTTAATAATTCTTTTTTATCCTTATCGTTTATGGAAACGAATACCGTCCCCTGAGAAGGAAGTTCCTCTCCGGCCATGTATTGGGATTTTAAGAACGCTTCTCCTGCAGTGTCGGCGATTCCCATCACCTCTCCTGTGGATCTCATTTCAGGGCCGAGGATTGTGTCCACTCCAGGAAATTTATTAAAAGGTAATACTGCTTCCTTCACGTTTACGGTCGGAAATGACATTTCTTTCGGAAGAGGAAGTTGTTTTAATGTCTCTCCCATCATGATACGCGTAGCGTATTTTACGATCGGATGGCCAAGTGCTTTGGATACGAAAGGAACTGTTCTAGAAGCTCGAGGGTTTACCTCGATCACATAGACAACTTCTTCTTTAACTGCGTATTGGATATTGATAAGGCCTTTGACTTGTAGTTCTAATGCAAGTGCTCTTGTTGCGCTTCTGATATCATCCAATACTTTTTTGGATAAGGATTGAGGAGGAAGAACACATGCAGAATCTCCGGAATGGATCCCGGCTTCTTCGATATGCTCCATAATACCTGCGATAAATACATCTTTGCCGTCACAAAGTGCGTCTACGTCCACTTCTACTGCGTCTTCTAAGAAGGAATCTATGAGTAGCGGCCTGTCTTCTGAAATTTCCTCAGCCTTCTCCATATACTTATCCAGCTCTTTTTCTTCGCTGATGATAAGCATCGCTCTTCCACCCAATACGTAACTCGGACGAACTAACACCGGATAGGTTATATTATTTGCGATCTTTCTAGCTTCCTCGGCCGAGGTAGCGATCCCGTTATTAGGAGAGATCAATTTCAGTTTTTCTAATACTTCAGCGAAACGTTTTCTGTCTTCCGCTCTATCAATGGAATCTGGGCTTGTTCCTAAGATCGGGACTCCCCTACTTTCTAAATCTTTTGCAAGTTTAAGTGGGGTCTGTCCGCCGAATTGAATGATCACTCCGTCCGGTTTTTCCTTTTTATAGATGTGTATCACATCCTCTAAGGTCAGAGGTTCGAAGTATAACCTGTCGGAAGTATCATAGTCGGTAGAAACTGTTTCCGGGTTAGAATTCACCATAATGGATTCCACTCCCAGATCCTGAAGAGCAAATGATGCGTGGCAGCAGCAATAATCGAACTCGATTCCTTGTCCAATACGGTTCGGCCCGCCACCCAGAATGATTACTGATTTTTTAGAAGTTACGTTTGTTTCGTCTTCTTCATCGTAAGAAGAATAAAAATAAGGAGTATAAGCTTCGAATTCTCCTGCGCAAGTATCGATCCTCTTATAGATAGGCTCTATTTTAGAAGATTCTAATACTTCTTCCAGGTTCTTTTCTTCTCTTTTGAGAATGGAACCTATCTCGGCTTTTTTCTTATCAGGAGTTTGGGAAGAAGAAAGAATTTTTTCTATCTCCGCTTTTTTAGAAAGATAAGCCAGCTGTCTGTTGGCAAATCCCGTTTTTTTCAATTTTCCTAATACAGAATTTCCTTTTTGTATGAATTCTTTTTCTAAATTCTGTAGATCTTCGAATTGATATAAGAACCAAGGATCTATTTTGGAAAGTTCGTGGATCCTCTCTACGCTGTAACCTTCTTCCAATGCTTTTTT
The window above is part of the Leptospira hartskeerlii genome. Proteins encoded here:
- a CDS encoding DUF4160 domain-containing protein; its protein translation is MPKVFERDGYKFFFFANEGNPREPIHIHVRRGEKLAKFWLKPSVMLDANYGFNSKELNWIEGEIEKNLILIEGKWNDFFGI
- a CDS encoding DUF2442 domain-containing protein, which gives rise to MISSVSEAKAQKIWFDEDNLWLSLYDGRTLSVPLAYFPRLRKANKEQLERYEISGGGIGLHWDALDEDISVPGLLLGNGDLASYNKKL
- the carB gene encoding carbamoyl-phosphate synthase large subunit; this encodes MPKREDLRSVLILGSGPIVIGQACEFDYSGTQAAKALREKGIRVILLNSNPATIMTDPDLADATYVEPLTVSVVQKILEKEKPDAILPTVGGQTALNLALACHNAGVLEKYNVELIGAKIDAIKKAEDRELFKRAMEKIGVKVPRSGLANNLKEAAEIKAQIGLPLIVRPAFTLGGTGGGIAYDEETFDEVVGKGLKASPISQVLLEQSVLGWKEFELEVMRDLADNVVIICSIENIDPMGVHTGDSITVAPQQTLSDKEYQNLRDMSISIIREIGVETGGSNIQFAVNPEDGDVIVIEMNPRVSRSSALASKATGFPIAKIAALLSIGYSLDEIKNDITRVTPASFEPSIDYVVTKIPRFAFEKFPGTDDTLGVQMKAVGEAMAIGRTFKESFQKAMRSLEIDRFGFGSDGNFAELVEFHSLSVPQKKERIDSFLRRPNDKRIFYVKKALEEGYSVERIHELSKIDPWFLYQFEDLQNLEKEFIQKGNSVLGKLKKTGFANRQLAYLSKKAEIEKILSSSQTPDKKKAEIGSILKREEKNLEEVLESSKIEPIYKRIDTCAGEFEAYTPYFYSSYDEEDETNVTSKKSVIILGGGPNRIGQGIEFDYCCCHASFALQDLGVESIMVNSNPETVSTDYDTSDRLYFEPLTLEDVIHIYKKEKPDGVIIQFGGQTPLKLAKDLESRGVPILGTSPDSIDRAEDRKRFAEVLEKLKLISPNNGIATSAEEARKIANNITYPVLVRPSYVLGGRAMLIISEEKELDKYMEKAEEISEDRPLLIDSFLEDAVEVDVDALCDGKDVFIAGIMEHIEEAGIHSGDSACVLPPQSLSKKVLDDIRSATRALALELQVKGLINIQYAVKEEVVYVIEVNPRASRTVPFVSKALGHPIVKYATRIMMGETLKQLPLPKEMSFPTVNVKEAVLPFNKFPGVDTILGPEMRSTGEVMGIADTAGEAFLKSQYMAGEELPSQGTVFVSINDKDKKELLKYIKDLSDLGFILIATEGTHKFLSENGILSSKINKVYDNQFPTALDYIRENKIHLILNTPLSRVTRDDSFAIRQAAIRYKIPCLTTASAAKALIKGMVEMTDKGFTIRSLQEIHASK